The Methylomarinum vadi genome has a window encoding:
- a CDS encoding 1-aminocyclopropane-1-carboxylate deaminase/D-cysteine desulfhydrase codes for MSASVLTRIDEPLLRQKAIELWLKRDDLLHPIVSGNKWRKLKYILEHALGLGCRRIISMGGAYSNHLHALAYTGKCLGLATAAFIRGERPKRLSPTLRDLLDWDMRLTFVSRSDYRELRAYRRHDSLPGLQNGDYWLPEGGATGLALQGVAEIVGEIHLSFDVLSVPCGTGTTLAGLIKAVPDSAEVLGIAALKGADFLYHDVAELLADAAHKNWSLALDYHFGGFAKSNMLLTEFIDRFERRHNIALDPVYTGKMLYALYDLIEHDHFSSGKRIIAIHTGGLQGRRR; via the coding sequence TTGTCAGCGTCTGTATTGACGCGGATCGATGAGCCGTTGTTGCGACAAAAGGCCATTGAATTGTGGTTGAAACGTGATGATTTGTTGCATCCGATTGTTTCCGGCAATAAATGGCGCAAATTAAAATACATTCTCGAGCACGCACTCGGTTTGGGGTGCCGGCGCATCATCAGCATGGGAGGCGCCTATTCCAATCATTTGCATGCCTTGGCCTATACCGGCAAATGCCTGGGACTGGCGACCGCCGCCTTCATCAGGGGCGAGCGGCCAAAACGCTTAAGTCCGACCCTCAGGGACCTTCTGGACTGGGACATGCGATTGACTTTCGTTTCGCGCAGTGATTACCGAGAGTTGAGAGCTTACCGACGCCATGACAGTCTGCCGGGATTGCAGAACGGCGACTATTGGTTACCGGAGGGCGGAGCGACCGGACTGGCATTGCAAGGCGTGGCCGAGATTGTTGGCGAAATCCATTTAAGTTTCGATGTATTGTCTGTGCCGTGCGGTACCGGCACGACGTTGGCGGGCTTGATCAAGGCGGTTCCGGATTCGGCGGAGGTGTTGGGCATAGCGGCCTTGAAGGGGGCGGATTTTCTCTATCATGATGTCGCTGAATTGTTAGCGGATGCGGCGCATAAAAACTGGAGTCTGGCCTTGGATTACCATTTCGGCGGGTTTGCCAAAAGTAACATGCTATTGACCGAGTTTATTGACCGCTTCGAACGGCGGCACAATATCGCGTTGGACCCGGTCTATACCGGCAAGATGCTCTATGCCTTGTACGACCTGATCGAGCATGATCATTTTTCCTCCGGAAAACGTATTATTGCCATACATACCGGTGGCTTGCAGGGAAGGCGGCGCTGA
- a CDS encoding flavoprotein — protein MKQPRLAWAVTGSGHYIEECIEFLLTLDHVDLYLSQAGEEVLQMYGINLKDIKDKMPVYRDKAASAPPVGHFYSGYYHTFVMAPTTSNTIAKCVLGIADSLVTNLYSQAGKCRVPSIVYPCDIAPEMETTAPRGKKVMVYPRKIDLEGTAKIRTFEYTTVVESVDELIEAVHKRLASLK, from the coding sequence ATGAAACAACCGCGACTCGCCTGGGCGGTAACCGGCTCGGGACATTATATAGAAGAATGCATCGAATTCCTGCTGACCCTGGATCATGTCGATCTCTATTTAAGCCAAGCTGGAGAGGAGGTTTTGCAAATGTACGGGATAAACCTCAAGGATATCAAAGACAAAATGCCGGTTTACCGCGATAAGGCGGCTTCTGCACCGCCGGTCGGCCACTTCTACAGCGGTTATTACCATACCTTCGTGATGGCCCCGACCACCTCGAACACCATCGCCAAATGCGTGCTGGGCATCGCCGACTCGCTGGTGACCAACCTGTATTCTCAGGCCGGCAAATGCCGCGTTCCGAGCATCGTCTATCCTTGCGACATCGCCCCGGAAATGGAGACTACCGCCCCGCGCGGTAAAAAAGTCATGGTCTACCCACGCAAGATCGATTTGGAAGGCACCGCGAAGATCCGCACCTTTGAATACACCACGGTGGTGGAAAGCGTCGACGAATTGATCGAAGCCGTCCATAAACGCCTGGCCTCTTTAAAATGA
- a CDS encoding DUF6513 domain-containing protein: MTEHILFLTGSLAEKQVHQVLEKMQPDFRYTIHQLGLKVAALMTAEMIGRRLHDTYGADRIIVPGRCRGDLDKTAEQLGLPIERGPEEIKDLPMFFGKEAHKMDLSQYRVKIFAEITDAPTISVDEVVKRAQYYRANGADVIDIGCLPGTAFPHLEECIRTLKQEGFKVSIDSLEDDDLLRGGRAGADYLLSLTNKSIWIADEVDSTPILIPEKHGDLSTLDPAIAVMQEKQRPFIVDPILDPIHFGFTESIVRNYQFRQKHPDIEMMMGVGNITELTHADTSGMNALLLGICSELNINHILATEVSQHACRAIREADRARRIMHAAKEHNTLPKHIDPGLMTVHDTTPFPYSFAEIQELAGQIKDPSYRIQTSRDGLHIFNRDGLHTARDPFDLYPKLNVENDGGHAFYLGIELARAEIAWQLGKRFTQDEALDWGCASEHNEPTVDLHTFKPAGTTLQKK; this comes from the coding sequence ATGACCGAACATATTCTTTTTTTAACCGGCTCGCTGGCGGAAAAACAAGTTCATCAAGTGTTGGAAAAGATGCAACCGGATTTTCGCTATACGATACATCAGCTGGGCCTGAAGGTCGCCGCGCTGATGACGGCCGAGATGATCGGGCGGCGCCTGCATGACACCTACGGCGCCGATCGCATCATCGTACCGGGGCGTTGCCGCGGCGATCTGGACAAGACTGCCGAACAATTGGGTCTACCGATCGAACGGGGGCCGGAAGAAATCAAGGACCTGCCGATGTTTTTCGGCAAGGAAGCGCACAAAATGGACTTGAGCCAATACCGGGTCAAGATTTTCGCCGAGATCACCGATGCGCCAACTATTAGTGTCGACGAGGTGGTAAAGCGCGCCCAGTATTATCGTGCCAACGGCGCCGATGTGATCGACATCGGTTGCCTGCCCGGCACGGCTTTTCCCCATCTGGAGGAGTGCATCCGTACCCTGAAACAGGAAGGGTTCAAGGTCAGTATCGACTCATTGGAGGATGACGATTTGTTGCGCGGTGGCCGAGCCGGCGCCGATTATCTGCTCAGCCTGACCAATAAAAGCATTTGGATCGCCGATGAAGTCGACAGCACGCCGATCCTGATCCCGGAAAAACACGGCGACCTGAGCACGCTGGACCCTGCTATCGCGGTCATGCAAGAGAAGCAGCGACCATTCATCGTCGACCCGATCCTGGACCCGATCCATTTCGGCTTCACCGAATCGATCGTGCGCAATTATCAGTTTCGGCAAAAGCATCCCGATATCGAGATGATGATGGGGGTCGGCAACATCACCGAACTGACCCATGCCGATACTTCCGGCATGAACGCGCTGCTGTTGGGTATCTGCTCGGAATTGAACATTAATCATATTCTCGCCACCGAAGTCAGCCAACATGCCTGCCGCGCGATCCGGGAAGCCGATCGGGCCCGCCGCATCATGCATGCCGCCAAGGAGCATAACACGCTGCCCAAGCATATCGACCCGGGCCTGATGACAGTACACGATACCACCCCTTTCCCTTACAGCTTCGCCGAAATCCAGGAACTGGCGGGACAGATCAAGGATCCCAGCTACCGCATCCAAACCAGCCGCGACGGCCTGCACATTTTCAACCGCGACGGACTGCACACGGCGCGGGACCCTTTCGACCTATACCCCAAGTTAAACGTGGAAAACGACGGCGGACATGCCTTCTATCTGGGTATCGAACTGGCGCGGGCCGAGATCGCCTGGCAATTGGGCAAGCGCTTTACTCAGGATGAGGCACTAGACTGGGGCTGCGCATCGGAACATAATGAACCCACTGTCGATCTGCATACCTTTAAACCAGCCGGAACCACGTTACAAAAAAAATGA
- the clpS gene encoding ATP-dependent Clp protease adapter ClpS has product MSGTDPYRDNDSGLAVQEAKPKLKRPPLFKVILLNDDFTPMDFVVEILKSFFNMNEDRATQVMLQVHTQGVGVCGVYTKDVAETKVHIVNEYSREHQHPLMCTMEEA; this is encoded by the coding sequence ATGTCCGGAACTGACCCTTATAGAGATAACGACAGTGGTTTGGCTGTCCAGGAGGCAAAACCGAAATTAAAGAGACCGCCGCTTTTTAAAGTTATCTTGCTGAATGACGACTTTACCCCGATGGATTTTGTCGTCGAAATTCTGAAGAGTTTTTTCAATATGAATGAAGATAGGGCGACCCAGGTGATGTTGCAGGTTCACACCCAAGGCGTGGGAGTTTGTGGGGTTTACACCAAAGATGTCGCGGAAACCAAAGTGCATATCGTTAATGAATATTCGCGGGAACATCAGCATCCATTGATGTGTACAATGGAAGAAGCGTAA
- the clpA gene encoding ATP-dependent Clp protease ATP-binding subunit ClpA, giving the protein MLSKELELTLNAAFTNAHNKRHEFITVEHLLLALLDNETAIPVLNACGCNINALRGELTQFIDETMSLIPEGVQRETQPTLGFQRVLQRAVFHVQASDKKEVTGANLFVALFSEQDSHAVYLLSKQNITRLDVVNYLAHGVSKQDQEKPKDNDEVMSGPVGAESSSNPLDKYATNLNEEALAGKIDPLIGREAEVERTIQVLCRRRKNNPLLVGESGVGKTAIAEGLAKRIVEEDVPEVLLDNVIYSLDLGALVAGTKYRGDFEKRLKALVNQLKKEPHSILFIDEIHTIIGAGSASGGVMDASNLIKPMLASGQLRCIGSTTYQEYRGIFEKDHALARRFQKIDIVEPSIEDTVKILQGLKTRFEEHHQLKYTMDALRAAVELSSRFITDRHLPDKAIDVIDEAGARQRLFKEEDRKQTIDSLEIEEIVAKIARVPVKSVSSSDIDKLENLEKSLKMLVFGQDEAISELASAIKLSRAGLRDTTKTIGSFLFAGPTGVGKTEVTRQLAKVLGVELIRFDMSEYMERHTVSRLIGAPPGYVGYDQGGLLTEAVTKHPHAVLLLDELEKAHPDVFNLLLQVMDHGSLTDNNGRKADFRNIILVMTTNAGAQEGSRASIGFTQQDHSSDSLKIIERTFSPEFRNRLDAIVQFKPLDISIVGSVVDKFIFELEALLADRNVTLVLESEARLWLAEHGCDPQMGARPMARLIQETIKKPLANDLLFGKLANGGQVRVYVENDQLAFSIKSKELTVADKQPL; this is encoded by the coding sequence ATGTTAAGTAAAGAACTTGAGTTGACACTGAATGCGGCCTTCACCAATGCCCATAACAAGCGACACGAATTTATCACGGTCGAACATTTATTATTGGCCTTGCTGGATAATGAAACGGCCATCCCTGTTCTCAATGCATGCGGGTGTAATATCAATGCCTTGCGCGGCGAATTGACTCAGTTTATCGATGAAACCATGTCCCTGATTCCGGAGGGCGTTCAGCGGGAAACGCAACCGACCTTGGGTTTTCAGCGAGTGCTGCAGCGCGCCGTTTTTCATGTCCAAGCCTCGGACAAAAAAGAGGTGACCGGCGCCAATTTGTTTGTCGCCTTGTTCAGCGAACAGGATTCTCATGCCGTTTACTTGTTGAGCAAGCAAAACATCACCCGCCTGGATGTCGTCAATTATTTGGCCCACGGCGTTTCCAAGCAAGACCAGGAAAAGCCTAAGGACAACGACGAAGTGATGTCGGGGCCCGTAGGCGCGGAGAGTTCTTCAAACCCGTTGGACAAATACGCCACTAACTTGAATGAAGAGGCGTTAGCCGGGAAAATCGATCCGTTGATCGGACGGGAAGCGGAAGTCGAGCGTACCATCCAAGTCTTGTGCCGTCGGAGAAAAAATAATCCATTATTGGTCGGTGAATCCGGCGTTGGCAAAACGGCGATCGCCGAAGGTTTGGCGAAACGCATTGTCGAGGAAGACGTCCCCGAGGTGTTGCTGGATAACGTCATTTATTCATTGGATTTGGGGGCCTTGGTCGCCGGAACCAAATACCGCGGCGACTTCGAGAAGCGCCTGAAAGCCTTGGTCAATCAATTGAAGAAAGAGCCTCATTCGATTTTGTTTATCGATGAAATTCACACCATTATCGGCGCCGGCTCGGCTTCCGGCGGAGTGATGGATGCTTCCAATTTAATCAAGCCGATGCTGGCTTCCGGCCAGCTGCGTTGCATCGGTTCCACGACCTACCAGGAATATCGCGGTATCTTCGAGAAAGATCACGCCCTGGCGAGACGTTTTCAAAAAATCGACATCGTCGAACCGTCCATCGAAGATACCGTTAAAATTCTGCAAGGGCTTAAAACGCGATTCGAGGAGCATCATCAGCTTAAATATACGATGGATGCATTACGTGCGGCAGTCGAGTTGTCGTCCCGTTTCATTACCGACCGGCACTTGCCGGACAAGGCCATCGATGTCATCGACGAAGCGGGGGCTAGACAACGTTTGTTCAAGGAGGAGGATCGTAAACAAACGATCGATAGCTTGGAAATCGAGGAAATCGTCGCCAAGATTGCTCGCGTCCCGGTCAAGTCGGTTTCTTCCAGTGATATAGACAAATTGGAAAATCTCGAGAAAAGCCTGAAAATGTTGGTATTCGGCCAGGACGAGGCGATTTCGGAATTGGCTTCGGCCATCAAGCTATCTCGTGCTGGATTGCGGGATACGACCAAAACCATCGGTTCATTTTTGTTCGCCGGCCCGACCGGCGTGGGCAAAACCGAAGTGACGCGGCAACTGGCGAAAGTGCTGGGTGTCGAGTTGATTCGTTTCGATATGTCCGAATATATGGAGCGACATACCGTTTCCCGTTTGATTGGCGCGCCACCCGGCTATGTTGGTTATGACCAAGGGGGCTTGTTGACCGAAGCGGTGACCAAGCATCCACATGCCGTGTTATTGTTGGATGAACTGGAAAAAGCGCATCCCGATGTTTTCAATTTGTTGTTGCAGGTGATGGATCACGGTTCGCTGACCGATAACAACGGGCGTAAGGCCGACTTCCGTAATATCATTTTGGTTATGACGACCAATGCCGGTGCGCAAGAGGGAAGCCGGGCATCGATTGGCTTTACCCAACAGGATCATAGCTCTGACAGTTTGAAGATCATCGAAAGAACTTTTTCGCCGGAATTCCGCAATAGGCTGGACGCTATTGTTCAATTCAAGCCGTTGGATATATCGATTGTCGGCAGCGTGGTCGATAAATTCATCTTTGAATTGGAGGCCTTGTTGGCCGATAGAAACGTGACCCTGGTACTGGAGTCGGAAGCGAGATTATGGTTGGCCGAACATGGTTGCGATCCGCAAATGGGAGCTCGCCCGATGGCGCGATTGATCCAGGAAACGATCAAAAAACCGCTGGCAAATGACCTGTTGTTCGGTAAGCTGGCTAATGGTGGGCAGGTGCGTGTTTATGTCGAAAACGACCAACTTGCTTTTTCTATAAAGAGCAAGGAATTGACTGTTGCCGATAAGCAGCCGCTGTAA
- a CDS encoding (5-formylfuran-3-yl)methyl phosphate synthase, translated as MTGMLASVNSLEEALLINPLDIDIIDLKQPAEGALGALPPEQVHQIVTAIDGCKPVSATVGDLPMLPEILCPAVTSMAATGVDYVKIGFFPGDKWTDSIDALSDFTADHALIAVLFADNAPDLSYLPTLRQAGFSGVMLDTMDKSRGSLSEIMTMADLAQFVNQAKQLDLLCGLAGSLQSGDVPALLALNADYLGFRGGLCEQHNRVAHLSMQKIFELIEIFNNYEAEAVA; from the coding sequence ATGACAGGAATGCTGGCCAGCGTCAACAGTCTTGAGGAAGCCTTGCTGATCAACCCTCTGGATATAGACATTATCGACCTGAAACAACCGGCCGAAGGGGCCCTGGGCGCCCTGCCGCCAGAACAGGTGCACCAAATCGTCACGGCGATCGACGGCTGCAAGCCGGTCAGCGCTACCGTTGGCGACCTACCGATGCTACCGGAAATTTTGTGTCCGGCCGTCACCAGCATGGCGGCAACCGGCGTCGACTATGTCAAAATCGGTTTTTTCCCCGGCGATAAGTGGACGGATAGCATCGATGCGTTATCCGACTTTACCGCCGACCATGCCTTGATCGCCGTACTGTTTGCCGACAACGCCCCCGACTTATCGTATCTGCCGACTCTCCGCCAAGCCGGCTTTTCCGGCGTGATGCTCGATACCATGGACAAGTCCAGAGGCTCGCTGAGCGAAATTATGACCATGGCCGATCTGGCACAATTCGTCAATCAAGCCAAACAACTCGACTTACTATGCGGCTTGGCCGGTTCGTTGCAAAGCGGCGACGTTCCAGCATTATTAGCCTTGAACGCCGACTACCTGGGTTTTAGAGGAGGACTCTGCGAACAGCATAACCGGGTAGCCCATCTGAGTATGCAAAAAATCTTCGAATTAATCGAGATTTTTAATAACTACGAGGCCGAGGCCGTGGCCTGA
- the folP gene encoding dihydropteroate synthase: MFENINKPLIMGILNVTPDSFSDGGRFTVVDTALRQCEKMLKEGADIIDIGGESTRPGSEPVNAAEQIRRVVPIIAKIRQQISREIPISIDTTLSAVAEAALQAGANIINDISSGQGDDKILPLAAASDVPIILMHMQGTPLTMQDNPYYDDAVTEILAAIRQRVDAALAAGIAKRRIAIDPGIGFGKRKQDNIDLLAHLSDFVATGYSVLLGTSRKRFMGGILNVEQPAELVTATAVTTALGVMAGVRMFRVHDVKENRQAADLAWAIKQASD; this comes from the coding sequence ATGTTTGAAAATATTAATAAGCCCTTGATTATGGGGATCTTAAACGTCACGCCGGACAGTTTTTCCGATGGCGGACGTTTTACTGTCGTCGATACGGCGCTACGCCAATGTGAAAAAATGCTAAAAGAGGGGGCCGATATTATCGATATCGGCGGAGAATCGACCCGTCCCGGCTCCGAACCGGTTAACGCGGCGGAACAAATCCGCCGGGTGGTGCCGATTATCGCGAAGATCAGGCAACAAATCTCCCGTGAGATACCCATCAGCATCGATACTACGTTGAGCGCAGTGGCCGAAGCCGCCTTACAAGCCGGCGCCAATATCATCAACGATATATCCTCAGGTCAGGGCGACGACAAAATTCTGCCATTAGCCGCCGCCAGTGATGTGCCGATCATTCTGATGCACATGCAAGGCACGCCGCTCACGATGCAGGACAATCCTTATTACGACGATGCCGTCACTGAAATCCTGGCCGCCATACGACAACGGGTCGATGCGGCCCTCGCTGCGGGCATCGCGAAACGTCGCATCGCCATCGACCCCGGCATCGGTTTCGGCAAGCGCAAACAGGATAATATCGACCTGCTGGCGCATTTAAGCGATTTCGTCGCTACCGGTTATTCGGTATTGCTGGGGACCAGCCGCAAGCGCTTTATGGGCGGCATCTTAAATGTCGAACAACCGGCGGAGCTGGTGACGGCGACGGCGGTTACTACCGCATTGGGCGTCATGGCCGGGGTGCGGATGTTTCGCGTGCACGACGTCAAGGAAAACCGGCAGGCGGCCGACCTGGCCTGGGCCATCAAACAGGCGTCGGACTGA
- a CDS encoding DUF447 domain-containing protein: MIQETIVTTVNSNGDPHIAPMGIHVNGDRFVILPFRPCNTLNNILETNTAVINYVDDVRIFAGCLTGRRDWPLKKAEKVDCQYLEAALAHCELAIDRIEDNEVRPMIFCKALHTVNHKPFRGFNRAQFSVIEAAILVSRLHMLPWKKIESELEYLHIGLDKTAGEREMEAWRWLMEVIEDYKHEVIQA; encoded by the coding sequence ATGATACAAGAAACCATAGTCACGACCGTCAACAGTAACGGCGATCCGCATATCGCGCCGATGGGCATTCACGTCAACGGCGACCGCTTCGTCATCCTGCCGTTTCGTCCGTGCAATACCTTGAATAACATTCTGGAAACCAATACCGCCGTGATCAATTACGTCGATGACGTGCGCATCTTCGCCGGTTGCCTGACCGGAAGGCGCGACTGGCCGTTGAAAAAAGCGGAAAAAGTCGATTGCCAATATCTAGAAGCGGCGCTGGCCCATTGCGAACTGGCAATCGACCGCATCGAGGACAACGAGGTCCGGCCGATGATTTTCTGCAAGGCCCTACACACGGTCAACCACAAGCCATTCAGAGGATTCAACCGGGCCCAATTTTCGGTGATCGAAGCGGCGATTCTGGTCAGTCGCCTGCATATGCTGCCGTGGAAAAAAATCGAATCGGAACTGGAGTATCTGCATATCGGCCTGGACAAAACCGCCGGCGAGCGGGAAATGGAAGCCTGGCGCTGGCTGATGGAAGTCATCGAGGATTACAAACACGAGGTAATCCAGGCATGA
- the infA gene encoding translation initiation factor IF-1 → MAKEDQIEMDGKVIDTLPNTMFRVELENGHIVTAHISGKMRKHYIRILTGDRVKVEMTPYDLTKGRITFRMR, encoded by the coding sequence ATGGCGAAAGAAGATCAAATTGAAATGGATGGTAAGGTTATCGACACCCTTCCAAACACCATGTTTCGTGTCGAACTGGAAAACGGCCACATCGTGACCGCTCATATCTCCGGAAAAATGCGCAAGCATTACATCCGCATTTTGACTGGCGATAGGGTCAAGGTTGAAATGACTCCCTATGACTTGACCAAAGGTCGTATCACTTTCCGTATGCGCTAA
- a CDS encoding dicarboxylate/amino acid:cation symporter yields MPHKTAITTKILIAMLIGLVVGSLINAFALDIEFVHDYLVQGLFHVIGAAFVNALKMLVVPLVTFSLICGVCGIGDVSVLGRVGIKSFALYLLTTGIAVTLALTIALLIAPGQGFEQAQPLSDFSPPPAPPISEVFINIVPGNPVHAFAEGNMLQIIFFVIFFALAMLMSGEAGRQLADGAEKLNEVMMTVVTLVMDFAPIGVFFLMAKTFSEQGIGLIMPMIGYFSVVILCLLLHALGTFSTLLLLLAKLNPLMFIRKMRPAHIFAFSTASSNATIPVTLQVAEKRLGVNNATASFTVPLGATINMDGTAIMQGVATVFIANVYNIELGLTDYATVIGMSILASIGTAGVPGVGLIMLAMVFNQVGLPVEGIGLILGVDRILDMLRTVVNVTGDATVTCIVARGENEIDEDVFNDPEAGIITEIELPHKKHGLS; encoded by the coding sequence ATGCCCCATAAAACAGCCATCACGACCAAAATCCTGATTGCCATGCTTATCGGCCTGGTAGTCGGCAGTCTGATCAATGCCTTCGCCCTAGACATTGAATTTGTACATGACTACCTGGTACAAGGCCTGTTTCATGTCATCGGCGCGGCCTTTGTCAACGCCTTGAAAATGTTAGTCGTGCCGTTGGTTACGTTTTCTTTGATCTGCGGCGTCTGCGGCATCGGCGATGTCTCGGTGTTGGGCCGCGTGGGCATCAAATCCTTTGCCCTGTATTTATTGACCACCGGCATCGCCGTGACGCTGGCCTTAACGATCGCCCTGCTGATTGCACCGGGCCAGGGGTTCGAACAGGCACAACCGCTCTCGGATTTCAGTCCGCCGCCGGCGCCGCCGATAAGCGAGGTATTCATCAACATCGTTCCCGGCAATCCGGTGCATGCCTTCGCCGAAGGCAACATGCTGCAAATTATTTTCTTCGTCATTTTCTTTGCACTGGCCATGTTGATGAGCGGGGAAGCCGGGCGACAACTGGCCGATGGAGCGGAGAAACTCAATGAAGTCATGATGACAGTGGTCACGCTGGTGATGGATTTTGCCCCTATCGGGGTCTTTTTCCTGATGGCGAAAACCTTCTCAGAACAAGGCATCGGCCTGATCATGCCGATGATCGGCTATTTTTCCGTGGTTATCCTGTGCCTTCTGCTACATGCTCTCGGCACCTTCAGCACGCTATTGCTGTTACTGGCCAAACTCAATCCGTTAATGTTCATCCGCAAAATGCGTCCGGCGCATATTTTCGCCTTCAGCACCGCCAGTTCCAATGCGACCATTCCGGTGACACTGCAGGTCGCCGAAAAACGTCTTGGCGTCAATAACGCCACCGCGTCCTTCACCGTGCCGCTAGGCGCGACGATCAATATGGACGGTACCGCCATTATGCAGGGCGTCGCCACGGTCTTCATCGCCAATGTCTATAATATCGAACTGGGATTGACCGATTACGCAACCGTGATCGGCATGTCAATTTTGGCTTCGATCGGCACCGCCGGCGTACCGGGAGTCGGCCTGATCATGCTGGCCATGGTATTCAATCAGGTCGGCCTGCCGGTCGAGGGAATAGGCCTGATTCTCGGCGTAGATCGGATTCTCGATATGTTGCGCACGGTCGTTAACGTCACTGGAGACGCCACCGTGACCTGCATCGTCGCTCGCGGGGAAAATGAGATCGATGAGGATGTCTTCAACGATCCCGAGGCAGGCATCATCACCGAAATCGAATTACCTCATAAGAAGCATGGTTTAAGTTGA
- the gnd gene encoding decarboxylating NADP(+)-dependent phosphogluconate dehydrogenase, whose protein sequence is MKANIGLIGLAVMGQNLVLNMNDHGFKVAVYNRTTSKVDDFLHDAAKGTHVIGAHSLEELVDKLESPRKVMLMVKAGEVVDLYIDHLLPLLSPGDIIIDGGNSLYSDSNRRTAYLKEKGILFIGTGVSGGEEGARHGPSIMPGGNKDAWEAVKPIFQAISAKVDGAPCCEWVGDNGSGHYVKMVHNGIEYGDMQLICEAYQLLREGLGLSVDEIQGIFADWNKGVLDSYLVEITANILAYKDENDQPLIDSILDTAGQKGTGKWTGINALDMGIPLTLIAESVFARCLSAQKDDRVKAAQHLPKKASTFNGDKQKMVDAIHDALYASKIISYAQGFQLMREAASEYRWSLNYGEIALMWRGGCIIRSQFLGNIKQAFDANPELESLLLADYFAEAMSQADAGWRKAVIQAIELNVPTPAFSSALAYFDGYRTARLPANLLQAQRDYFGAHTYERIDRPRGEFFHTDWTGHGGKTASTTYTV, encoded by the coding sequence ATGAAAGCAAATATTGGATTGATCGGCCTGGCCGTAATGGGGCAAAACCTGGTTTTGAATATGAATGACCACGGCTTCAAAGTTGCCGTTTATAATCGAACGACCAGTAAGGTCGATGATTTTTTGCATGATGCGGCCAAGGGCACTCATGTGATCGGAGCCCATTCATTGGAAGAATTAGTCGACAAGCTGGAATCGCCACGCAAGGTCATGTTGATGGTCAAGGCCGGCGAGGTTGTTGATCTGTACATCGATCATCTGCTGCCGTTGTTGTCGCCCGGCGATATCATCATCGACGGCGGTAATTCGCTGTATTCCGATTCCAACCGCCGTACCGCGTATCTGAAGGAAAAAGGGATTTTATTTATCGGCACCGGCGTTTCCGGAGGCGAGGAGGGGGCAAGGCATGGTCCTTCGATCATGCCGGGCGGCAATAAGGACGCCTGGGAAGCGGTCAAACCGATTTTTCAGGCCATTAGTGCCAAGGTGGACGGCGCGCCCTGTTGCGAGTGGGTGGGCGATAACGGCAGTGGCCATTATGTCAAAATGGTACATAACGGCATCGAGTATGGCGACATGCAGTTGATCTGTGAAGCCTACCAATTGCTGCGCGAAGGGCTGGGCCTGAGTGTCGATGAAATCCAAGGTATTTTCGCCGACTGGAACAAAGGCGTGTTGGATTCCTATTTAGTTGAAATCACCGCCAACATTCTGGCTTATAAGGATGAAAACGACCAGCCGTTGATCGACAGCATTTTAGATACCGCCGGACAAAAAGGCACCGGTAAATGGACCGGCATCAACGCCTTGGATATGGGCATTCCGTTGACCCTGATCGCCGAATCGGTGTTCGCCCGCTGCCTGTCGGCGCAAAAGGATGACCGCGTCAAGGCGGCCCAGCATCTGCCGAAAAAAGCCAGCACCTTTAACGGTGATAAGCAGAAGATGGTCGATGCCATTCATGACGCCTTGTATGCCTCCAAAATCATTTCCTACGCCCAAGGTTTTCAATTGATGCGGGAGGCGGCTTCGGAATACCGCTGGTCCCTGAATTACGGCGAGATCGCGTTGATGTGGCGCGGCGGTTGTATTATTCGTAGCCAGTTCCTGGGTAATATTAAACAGGCTTTTGACGCAAATCCGGAGCTGGAAAGTCTGTTGTTGGCCGATTATTTCGCCGAGGCGATGAGCCAGGCCGATGCTGGTTGGCGCAAGGCCGTGATTCAGGCGATCGAATTGAATGTGCCGACGCCGGCATTCTCCTCGGCCCTGGCCTATTTCGACGGTTATCGGACCGCTCGTTTACCGGCCAATCTGCTACAGGCGCAGAGAGATTACTTCGGCGCCCATACCTATGAGCGCATCGATCGGCCACGCGGTGAATTCTTCCATACCGATTGGACCGGACACGGCGGCAAGACGGCATCCACCACTTACACAGTATAG